The following coding sequences lie in one Arachis hypogaea cultivar Tifrunner chromosome 4, arahy.Tifrunner.gnm2.J5K5, whole genome shotgun sequence genomic window:
- the LOC112797343 gene encoding subtilisin-like protease SBT1.1 isoform X1 gives MTNFKYNFTFVRKSSLNLFQLFQCLLAFFIHSFSHALVLSAKSYVLMHKYLILFFLSGIMISRLLFIFFALVVTNSMSMMVQKTYIVHMDRTKIRASIHSQDITKPWFESVIDSISESSTQEEQEQEILPPRLLYVYETNMFGFAVCLSQKQLESLSKVDGFLSALPDELLTLHTTHTPNFLGLKNGIGLWSAQNLASDVIIGIIDSGIWPEHISFKDSGLSSVPSHWKGICEQGTKFSASNCNKKLIGARTYLKGYEKSVGKINDTADYRSPRDSIGHGTHTASTAAGSLVKNASFYGLASGSASGMRKTSRIAAYKACWPAGCVNSDILAAMDQAVSDGVDVLSLSLGGFPKPYYGDSIAIASFGAAKNGVFVSCSAGNYGPHPSTVGNSAPWIMTVAASYTDRTFPTKVRLGRGEVFRGSSLYHGRKTSQLPLVYAKSAGANKEAQYCTENSLDQNLVKGKIVACEKGLNSRTEKGMVVQKAGGAGMILLNSESQGGELLADPHILPATSLGASESSIVRNYIRTSKNTPTASISFLGTKYGEPAPAMAAFSSRGPNYFGLDVIKPDVTAPGVNILAAWPAKVSPSLLKSDKRSVMFNIISGTSMSCPHVSGIAALIKSVHKDWSPAAIKSALMTTAYILNNKGDPIRDAGSNNSASATPFAFGSGHVNPESASDPGLVYDINTQDYLNYLCSLNYTDSEIALVSRENFVCPKNSVLQAGDLNYPSFSVLFDRVGQNSSVTYKRVVTNVAKSQSANYVVNVEQPRGVSATVEPRKLKFEKMGQKLSYSVTFSSIGKRLRDAGSNSFGSLTWVSGKYYKVRSPIAVTWQ, from the exons ATGACGAATTTCAAATATAACTTCACATTTGTACGTAAGTCTTCACTAAATCTTTTCCAACTTTTTCAGTGCTTATTAGCATTCTTTATACACAgtttttctcatgctcttgtgcTAAGTGCTAAATCATATGTTCTTATGCATaagtatttgattttgtttttcttgtcaGGCATCATGATTTCTAGATTACTCTTCATATTCTTTGCCCTTGTGGTGACAAATTCAATGTCTATGATGGTTCAAAAGACCTACATTGTTCACATGGACAGAACCAAAATTAGAGCCTCAATTCATTCTCAAGACATCACAAAACCATGGTTTGAATCAGTCATTGATTCCATTTCTGAATCTTCAACacaagaagaacaagaacaagagatTCTACCTCCCCGGCTTCTTTATGTATATGAAACCAACATGTTTGGTTTCGCGGTGTGCCTTTCGCAGAAACAACTCGAATCCTTGAGCAAAGTCGATGGCTTCCTTTCAGCATTACCTGATGAACTATTAACCCTTCACACAACACACACTCCAAATTTTCTTGGCCTAAAGAATGGAATAGGCCTTTGGAGTGCTCAAAATTTGGCCTCAGATGTAATAATTGGCATCATCGATTCGGGGATTTGGCCGGAACACATCAGTTTCAAAGATTCAGGGTTGTCCTCTGTACCTTCTCATTGGAAAGGTATTTGTGAACAGGGCACAAAATTCTCTGCTTCAAATTGCAACAAGAAACTCATTGGTGCAAGGACTTATCTCAAAGGGTACGAAAAATCCGTCGGGAAGATCAACGACACGGCGGATTATCGTTCCCCTCGAGACTCCATAGGGCACGGAACACACACTGCTTCGACCGCAGCCGGTAGCTTGGTGAAGAATGCAAGCTTCTATGGCCTTGCTAGTGGCTCAGCAAGTGGAATGAGGAAAACTTCAAGAATTGCAGCCTATAAAGCTTGTTGGCCTGCTGGATGTGTTAATTCGGACATACTCGCCGCCATGGACCAAGCAGTTTCCGATGGAGTTGATGTGTTATCACTCTCTTTAGGTGGATTTCCCAAACCTTACTATGGTGATAGCATCGCCATAGCCTCGTTTGGTGCAGCGAAAAACGGTGTTTTTGTTTCTTGCTCTGCAG GTAATTATGGACCTCACCCGTCTACGGTTGGAAATAGCGCGCCATGGATCATGACAGTTGCAGCCAGCTACACTGACAGAACGTTTCCGACGAAAGTAAGGCTCGGCCGCGGAGAAGTTTTCCGAGGATCTTCGCTGTACCATGGAAGAAAAACAAGTCAATTGCCTCTTGTTTATGCAAAATCAGCAGGTGCTAATAAAGAAGCACAATACTGCACAGAAAATTCACTTGATCAAAATCTTGTTAAGGGGAAAATTGTTGCTTGTGAGAAAGGACTAAACAGCAGAACTGAGAAGGGAATGGTGGTTCAAAAGGCCGGTGGTGCCGGAATGATACTACTCAACTCAGAGAGCCAAGGAGGTGAGCTTCTTGCTGATCCTCACATATTGCCAGCAACTTCATTAGGTGCCTCAGAAAGTAGCATTGTTAGAAACTATATCCGAACTTCGAAAAATACACCAACGGCCTCAATTTCCTTCCTAGGGACAAAATACGGCGAGCCTGCGCCGGCTATGGCGGCGTTTTCTTCTAGAGGGCCAAACTATTTTGGACTTGATGTGATTAAACCGGATGTTACTGCTCCCGGTGTGAACATTTTGGCGGCGTGGCCGGCGAAAGTTAGCCCAAGTTTGCTGAAAAGTGACAAAAGAAGTGTTATGTTTAACATTATTTCAGGCACTTCAATGTCATGTCCTCATGTTAGTGGCATAGCTGCATTGATCAAATCTGTTCATAAAGATTGGTCTCCTGCAGCCATAAAATCTGCATTGATGACTACTGCATACATATTGAACAATAAAGGCGATCCGATCAGGGATGCCGGATCGAATAATTCGGCTTCTGCTACTCCTTTTGCTTTTGGTTCTGGCCATGTTAACCCAGAAAGTGCATCTGATCCAGGTTTAGTATATGATATAAACACACaagattatttaaattacttgtgtAGCCTTAACTATACAGATTCTGAGATTGCTTTGGTATCAAGAGAGAATTTTGTGTGTCCTAAAAACTCAGTTCTTCAAGCTGGTGACTTGAATTACCCTTCATTTTCTGTTCTATTTGATAGAGTGGGACAAAATTCTAGTGTGACATACAAGAGGGTTGTCACAAATGTTGCAAAATCACAAAGTGCTAATTATGTGGTTAATGTTGAACAGCCAAGGGGAGTTTCAGCTACTGTAGAACCAAGGAAACTGAAATTTGAGAAAATGGGACAGAAATTGAGCTATAGTGTGACATTTTCTTCAATTGGAAAAAGATTAAGAGATGCTGGTTCCAATTCATTTGGGTCACTGACTTGGGTTTCTGGAAAATATTACAAGGTTAGAAGTCCTATTGCTGTAACATGGCAATAG
- the LOC112797343 gene encoding subtilisin-like protease SBT1.1 isoform X2 yields the protein MTNFKYNFTFVRKSSLNLFQLFQCLLAFFIHSFSHALVLSAKSYVLMHKYLILFFLSGIMISRLLFIFFALVVTNSMSMMVQKTYIVHMDRTKIRASIHSQDITKPWFESVIDSISESSTQEEQEQEILPPRLLYVYETNMFGFAVCLSQKQLESLSKVDGFLSALPDELLTLHTTHTPNFLGLKNGIGLWSAQNLASDVIIGIIDSGIWPEHISFKDSGLSSVPSHWKGICEQGTKFSASNCNKKLIGARTYLKGYEKSVGKINDTADYRSPRDSIGHGTHTASTAAGSLVKNASFYGLASGSASGMRKTSRIAAYKACWPAGCVNSDILAAMDQAVSDGVDVLSLSLGNYGPHPSTVGNSAPWIMTVAASYTDRTFPTKVRLGRGEVFRGSSLYHGRKTSQLPLVYAKSAGANKEAQYCTENSLDQNLVKGKIVACEKGLNSRTEKGMVVQKAGGAGMILLNSESQGGELLADPHILPATSLGASESSIVRNYIRTSKNTPTASISFLGTKYGEPAPAMAAFSSRGPNYFGLDVIKPDVTAPGVNILAAWPAKVSPSLLKSDKRSVMFNIISGTSMSCPHVSGIAALIKSVHKDWSPAAIKSALMTTAYILNNKGDPIRDAGSNNSASATPFAFGSGHVNPESASDPGLVYDINTQDYLNYLCSLNYTDSEIALVSRENFVCPKNSVLQAGDLNYPSFSVLFDRVGQNSSVTYKRVVTNVAKSQSANYVVNVEQPRGVSATVEPRKLKFEKMGQKLSYSVTFSSIGKRLRDAGSNSFGSLTWVSGKYYKVRSPIAVTWQ from the exons ATGACGAATTTCAAATATAACTTCACATTTGTACGTAAGTCTTCACTAAATCTTTTCCAACTTTTTCAGTGCTTATTAGCATTCTTTATACACAgtttttctcatgctcttgtgcTAAGTGCTAAATCATATGTTCTTATGCATaagtatttgattttgtttttcttgtcaGGCATCATGATTTCTAGATTACTCTTCATATTCTTTGCCCTTGTGGTGACAAATTCAATGTCTATGATGGTTCAAAAGACCTACATTGTTCACATGGACAGAACCAAAATTAGAGCCTCAATTCATTCTCAAGACATCACAAAACCATGGTTTGAATCAGTCATTGATTCCATTTCTGAATCTTCAACacaagaagaacaagaacaagagatTCTACCTCCCCGGCTTCTTTATGTATATGAAACCAACATGTTTGGTTTCGCGGTGTGCCTTTCGCAGAAACAACTCGAATCCTTGAGCAAAGTCGATGGCTTCCTTTCAGCATTACCTGATGAACTATTAACCCTTCACACAACACACACTCCAAATTTTCTTGGCCTAAAGAATGGAATAGGCCTTTGGAGTGCTCAAAATTTGGCCTCAGATGTAATAATTGGCATCATCGATTCGGGGATTTGGCCGGAACACATCAGTTTCAAAGATTCAGGGTTGTCCTCTGTACCTTCTCATTGGAAAGGTATTTGTGAACAGGGCACAAAATTCTCTGCTTCAAATTGCAACAAGAAACTCATTGGTGCAAGGACTTATCTCAAAGGGTACGAAAAATCCGTCGGGAAGATCAACGACACGGCGGATTATCGTTCCCCTCGAGACTCCATAGGGCACGGAACACACACTGCTTCGACCGCAGCCGGTAGCTTGGTGAAGAATGCAAGCTTCTATGGCCTTGCTAGTGGCTCAGCAAGTGGAATGAGGAAAACTTCAAGAATTGCAGCCTATAAAGCTTGTTGGCCTGCTGGATGTGTTAATTCGGACATACTCGCCGCCATGGACCAAGCAGTTTCCGATGGAGTTGATGTGTTATCACTCTCTTTAG GTAATTATGGACCTCACCCGTCTACGGTTGGAAATAGCGCGCCATGGATCATGACAGTTGCAGCCAGCTACACTGACAGAACGTTTCCGACGAAAGTAAGGCTCGGCCGCGGAGAAGTTTTCCGAGGATCTTCGCTGTACCATGGAAGAAAAACAAGTCAATTGCCTCTTGTTTATGCAAAATCAGCAGGTGCTAATAAAGAAGCACAATACTGCACAGAAAATTCACTTGATCAAAATCTTGTTAAGGGGAAAATTGTTGCTTGTGAGAAAGGACTAAACAGCAGAACTGAGAAGGGAATGGTGGTTCAAAAGGCCGGTGGTGCCGGAATGATACTACTCAACTCAGAGAGCCAAGGAGGTGAGCTTCTTGCTGATCCTCACATATTGCCAGCAACTTCATTAGGTGCCTCAGAAAGTAGCATTGTTAGAAACTATATCCGAACTTCGAAAAATACACCAACGGCCTCAATTTCCTTCCTAGGGACAAAATACGGCGAGCCTGCGCCGGCTATGGCGGCGTTTTCTTCTAGAGGGCCAAACTATTTTGGACTTGATGTGATTAAACCGGATGTTACTGCTCCCGGTGTGAACATTTTGGCGGCGTGGCCGGCGAAAGTTAGCCCAAGTTTGCTGAAAAGTGACAAAAGAAGTGTTATGTTTAACATTATTTCAGGCACTTCAATGTCATGTCCTCATGTTAGTGGCATAGCTGCATTGATCAAATCTGTTCATAAAGATTGGTCTCCTGCAGCCATAAAATCTGCATTGATGACTACTGCATACATATTGAACAATAAAGGCGATCCGATCAGGGATGCCGGATCGAATAATTCGGCTTCTGCTACTCCTTTTGCTTTTGGTTCTGGCCATGTTAACCCAGAAAGTGCATCTGATCCAGGTTTAGTATATGATATAAACACACaagattatttaaattacttgtgtAGCCTTAACTATACAGATTCTGAGATTGCTTTGGTATCAAGAGAGAATTTTGTGTGTCCTAAAAACTCAGTTCTTCAAGCTGGTGACTTGAATTACCCTTCATTTTCTGTTCTATTTGATAGAGTGGGACAAAATTCTAGTGTGACATACAAGAGGGTTGTCACAAATGTTGCAAAATCACAAAGTGCTAATTATGTGGTTAATGTTGAACAGCCAAGGGGAGTTTCAGCTACTGTAGAACCAAGGAAACTGAAATTTGAGAAAATGGGACAGAAATTGAGCTATAGTGTGACATTTTCTTCAATTGGAAAAAGATTAAGAGATGCTGGTTCCAATTCATTTGGGTCACTGACTTGGGTTTCTGGAAAATATTACAAGGTTAGAAGTCCTATTGCTGTAACATGGCAATAG
- the LOC112797343 gene encoding subtilisin-like protease SBT1.1 isoform X3, translated as MTNFKYNFTFVRIMISRLLFIFFALVVTNSMSMMVQKTYIVHMDRTKIRASIHSQDITKPWFESVIDSISESSTQEEQEQEILPPRLLYVYETNMFGFAVCLSQKQLESLSKVDGFLSALPDELLTLHTTHTPNFLGLKNGIGLWSAQNLASDVIIGIIDSGIWPEHISFKDSGLSSVPSHWKGICEQGTKFSASNCNKKLIGARTYLKGYEKSVGKINDTADYRSPRDSIGHGTHTASTAAGSLVKNASFYGLASGSASGMRKTSRIAAYKACWPAGCVNSDILAAMDQAVSDGVDVLSLSLGGFPKPYYGDSIAIASFGAAKNGVFVSCSAGNYGPHPSTVGNSAPWIMTVAASYTDRTFPTKVRLGRGEVFRGSSLYHGRKTSQLPLVYAKSAGANKEAQYCTENSLDQNLVKGKIVACEKGLNSRTEKGMVVQKAGGAGMILLNSESQGGELLADPHILPATSLGASESSIVRNYIRTSKNTPTASISFLGTKYGEPAPAMAAFSSRGPNYFGLDVIKPDVTAPGVNILAAWPAKVSPSLLKSDKRSVMFNIISGTSMSCPHVSGIAALIKSVHKDWSPAAIKSALMTTAYILNNKGDPIRDAGSNNSASATPFAFGSGHVNPESASDPGLVYDINTQDYLNYLCSLNYTDSEIALVSRENFVCPKNSVLQAGDLNYPSFSVLFDRVGQNSSVTYKRVVTNVAKSQSANYVVNVEQPRGVSATVEPRKLKFEKMGQKLSYSVTFSSIGKRLRDAGSNSFGSLTWVSGKYYKVRSPIAVTWQ; from the exons ATGACGAATTTCAAATATAACTTCACATTTGTAC GCATCATGATTTCTAGATTACTCTTCATATTCTTTGCCCTTGTGGTGACAAATTCAATGTCTATGATGGTTCAAAAGACCTACATTGTTCACATGGACAGAACCAAAATTAGAGCCTCAATTCATTCTCAAGACATCACAAAACCATGGTTTGAATCAGTCATTGATTCCATTTCTGAATCTTCAACacaagaagaacaagaacaagagatTCTACCTCCCCGGCTTCTTTATGTATATGAAACCAACATGTTTGGTTTCGCGGTGTGCCTTTCGCAGAAACAACTCGAATCCTTGAGCAAAGTCGATGGCTTCCTTTCAGCATTACCTGATGAACTATTAACCCTTCACACAACACACACTCCAAATTTTCTTGGCCTAAAGAATGGAATAGGCCTTTGGAGTGCTCAAAATTTGGCCTCAGATGTAATAATTGGCATCATCGATTCGGGGATTTGGCCGGAACACATCAGTTTCAAAGATTCAGGGTTGTCCTCTGTACCTTCTCATTGGAAAGGTATTTGTGAACAGGGCACAAAATTCTCTGCTTCAAATTGCAACAAGAAACTCATTGGTGCAAGGACTTATCTCAAAGGGTACGAAAAATCCGTCGGGAAGATCAACGACACGGCGGATTATCGTTCCCCTCGAGACTCCATAGGGCACGGAACACACACTGCTTCGACCGCAGCCGGTAGCTTGGTGAAGAATGCAAGCTTCTATGGCCTTGCTAGTGGCTCAGCAAGTGGAATGAGGAAAACTTCAAGAATTGCAGCCTATAAAGCTTGTTGGCCTGCTGGATGTGTTAATTCGGACATACTCGCCGCCATGGACCAAGCAGTTTCCGATGGAGTTGATGTGTTATCACTCTCTTTAGGTGGATTTCCCAAACCTTACTATGGTGATAGCATCGCCATAGCCTCGTTTGGTGCAGCGAAAAACGGTGTTTTTGTTTCTTGCTCTGCAG GTAATTATGGACCTCACCCGTCTACGGTTGGAAATAGCGCGCCATGGATCATGACAGTTGCAGCCAGCTACACTGACAGAACGTTTCCGACGAAAGTAAGGCTCGGCCGCGGAGAAGTTTTCCGAGGATCTTCGCTGTACCATGGAAGAAAAACAAGTCAATTGCCTCTTGTTTATGCAAAATCAGCAGGTGCTAATAAAGAAGCACAATACTGCACAGAAAATTCACTTGATCAAAATCTTGTTAAGGGGAAAATTGTTGCTTGTGAGAAAGGACTAAACAGCAGAACTGAGAAGGGAATGGTGGTTCAAAAGGCCGGTGGTGCCGGAATGATACTACTCAACTCAGAGAGCCAAGGAGGTGAGCTTCTTGCTGATCCTCACATATTGCCAGCAACTTCATTAGGTGCCTCAGAAAGTAGCATTGTTAGAAACTATATCCGAACTTCGAAAAATACACCAACGGCCTCAATTTCCTTCCTAGGGACAAAATACGGCGAGCCTGCGCCGGCTATGGCGGCGTTTTCTTCTAGAGGGCCAAACTATTTTGGACTTGATGTGATTAAACCGGATGTTACTGCTCCCGGTGTGAACATTTTGGCGGCGTGGCCGGCGAAAGTTAGCCCAAGTTTGCTGAAAAGTGACAAAAGAAGTGTTATGTTTAACATTATTTCAGGCACTTCAATGTCATGTCCTCATGTTAGTGGCATAGCTGCATTGATCAAATCTGTTCATAAAGATTGGTCTCCTGCAGCCATAAAATCTGCATTGATGACTACTGCATACATATTGAACAATAAAGGCGATCCGATCAGGGATGCCGGATCGAATAATTCGGCTTCTGCTACTCCTTTTGCTTTTGGTTCTGGCCATGTTAACCCAGAAAGTGCATCTGATCCAGGTTTAGTATATGATATAAACACACaagattatttaaattacttgtgtAGCCTTAACTATACAGATTCTGAGATTGCTTTGGTATCAAGAGAGAATTTTGTGTGTCCTAAAAACTCAGTTCTTCAAGCTGGTGACTTGAATTACCCTTCATTTTCTGTTCTATTTGATAGAGTGGGACAAAATTCTAGTGTGACATACAAGAGGGTTGTCACAAATGTTGCAAAATCACAAAGTGCTAATTATGTGGTTAATGTTGAACAGCCAAGGGGAGTTTCAGCTACTGTAGAACCAAGGAAACTGAAATTTGAGAAAATGGGACAGAAATTGAGCTATAGTGTGACATTTTCTTCAATTGGAAAAAGATTAAGAGATGCTGGTTCCAATTCATTTGGGTCACTGACTTGGGTTTCTGGAAAATATTACAAGGTTAGAAGTCCTATTGCTGTAACATGGCAATAG
- the LOC112797343 gene encoding subtilisin-like protease SBT1.1 isoform X4 — translation MTNFKYNFTFVRIMISRLLFIFFALVVTNSMSMMVQKTYIVHMDRTKIRASIHSQDITKPWFESVIDSISESSTQEEQEQEILPPRLLYVYETNMFGFAVCLSQKQLESLSKVDGFLSALPDELLTLHTTHTPNFLGLKNGIGLWSAQNLASDVIIGIIDSGIWPEHISFKDSGLSSVPSHWKGICEQGTKFSASNCNKKLIGARTYLKGYEKSVGKINDTADYRSPRDSIGHGTHTASTAAGSLVKNASFYGLASGSASGMRKTSRIAAYKACWPAGCVNSDILAAMDQAVSDGVDVLSLSLGNYGPHPSTVGNSAPWIMTVAASYTDRTFPTKVRLGRGEVFRGSSLYHGRKTSQLPLVYAKSAGANKEAQYCTENSLDQNLVKGKIVACEKGLNSRTEKGMVVQKAGGAGMILLNSESQGGELLADPHILPATSLGASESSIVRNYIRTSKNTPTASISFLGTKYGEPAPAMAAFSSRGPNYFGLDVIKPDVTAPGVNILAAWPAKVSPSLLKSDKRSVMFNIISGTSMSCPHVSGIAALIKSVHKDWSPAAIKSALMTTAYILNNKGDPIRDAGSNNSASATPFAFGSGHVNPESASDPGLVYDINTQDYLNYLCSLNYTDSEIALVSRENFVCPKNSVLQAGDLNYPSFSVLFDRVGQNSSVTYKRVVTNVAKSQSANYVVNVEQPRGVSATVEPRKLKFEKMGQKLSYSVTFSSIGKRLRDAGSNSFGSLTWVSGKYYKVRSPIAVTWQ, via the exons ATGACGAATTTCAAATATAACTTCACATTTGTAC GCATCATGATTTCTAGATTACTCTTCATATTCTTTGCCCTTGTGGTGACAAATTCAATGTCTATGATGGTTCAAAAGACCTACATTGTTCACATGGACAGAACCAAAATTAGAGCCTCAATTCATTCTCAAGACATCACAAAACCATGGTTTGAATCAGTCATTGATTCCATTTCTGAATCTTCAACacaagaagaacaagaacaagagatTCTACCTCCCCGGCTTCTTTATGTATATGAAACCAACATGTTTGGTTTCGCGGTGTGCCTTTCGCAGAAACAACTCGAATCCTTGAGCAAAGTCGATGGCTTCCTTTCAGCATTACCTGATGAACTATTAACCCTTCACACAACACACACTCCAAATTTTCTTGGCCTAAAGAATGGAATAGGCCTTTGGAGTGCTCAAAATTTGGCCTCAGATGTAATAATTGGCATCATCGATTCGGGGATTTGGCCGGAACACATCAGTTTCAAAGATTCAGGGTTGTCCTCTGTACCTTCTCATTGGAAAGGTATTTGTGAACAGGGCACAAAATTCTCTGCTTCAAATTGCAACAAGAAACTCATTGGTGCAAGGACTTATCTCAAAGGGTACGAAAAATCCGTCGGGAAGATCAACGACACGGCGGATTATCGTTCCCCTCGAGACTCCATAGGGCACGGAACACACACTGCTTCGACCGCAGCCGGTAGCTTGGTGAAGAATGCAAGCTTCTATGGCCTTGCTAGTGGCTCAGCAAGTGGAATGAGGAAAACTTCAAGAATTGCAGCCTATAAAGCTTGTTGGCCTGCTGGATGTGTTAATTCGGACATACTCGCCGCCATGGACCAAGCAGTTTCCGATGGAGTTGATGTGTTATCACTCTCTTTAG GTAATTATGGACCTCACCCGTCTACGGTTGGAAATAGCGCGCCATGGATCATGACAGTTGCAGCCAGCTACACTGACAGAACGTTTCCGACGAAAGTAAGGCTCGGCCGCGGAGAAGTTTTCCGAGGATCTTCGCTGTACCATGGAAGAAAAACAAGTCAATTGCCTCTTGTTTATGCAAAATCAGCAGGTGCTAATAAAGAAGCACAATACTGCACAGAAAATTCACTTGATCAAAATCTTGTTAAGGGGAAAATTGTTGCTTGTGAGAAAGGACTAAACAGCAGAACTGAGAAGGGAATGGTGGTTCAAAAGGCCGGTGGTGCCGGAATGATACTACTCAACTCAGAGAGCCAAGGAGGTGAGCTTCTTGCTGATCCTCACATATTGCCAGCAACTTCATTAGGTGCCTCAGAAAGTAGCATTGTTAGAAACTATATCCGAACTTCGAAAAATACACCAACGGCCTCAATTTCCTTCCTAGGGACAAAATACGGCGAGCCTGCGCCGGCTATGGCGGCGTTTTCTTCTAGAGGGCCAAACTATTTTGGACTTGATGTGATTAAACCGGATGTTACTGCTCCCGGTGTGAACATTTTGGCGGCGTGGCCGGCGAAAGTTAGCCCAAGTTTGCTGAAAAGTGACAAAAGAAGTGTTATGTTTAACATTATTTCAGGCACTTCAATGTCATGTCCTCATGTTAGTGGCATAGCTGCATTGATCAAATCTGTTCATAAAGATTGGTCTCCTGCAGCCATAAAATCTGCATTGATGACTACTGCATACATATTGAACAATAAAGGCGATCCGATCAGGGATGCCGGATCGAATAATTCGGCTTCTGCTACTCCTTTTGCTTTTGGTTCTGGCCATGTTAACCCAGAAAGTGCATCTGATCCAGGTTTAGTATATGATATAAACACACaagattatttaaattacttgtgtAGCCTTAACTATACAGATTCTGAGATTGCTTTGGTATCAAGAGAGAATTTTGTGTGTCCTAAAAACTCAGTTCTTCAAGCTGGTGACTTGAATTACCCTTCATTTTCTGTTCTATTTGATAGAGTGGGACAAAATTCTAGTGTGACATACAAGAGGGTTGTCACAAATGTTGCAAAATCACAAAGTGCTAATTATGTGGTTAATGTTGAACAGCCAAGGGGAGTTTCAGCTACTGTAGAACCAAGGAAACTGAAATTTGAGAAAATGGGACAGAAATTGAGCTATAGTGTGACATTTTCTTCAATTGGAAAAAGATTAAGAGATGCTGGTTCCAATTCATTTGGGTCACTGACTTGGGTTTCTGGAAAATATTACAAGGTTAGAAGTCCTATTGCTGTAACATGGCAATAG